In Chryseobacterium shigense, the following proteins share a genomic window:
- a CDS encoding helix-turn-helix domain-containing protein, which yields MKPRETLDEFYVLHGKEHDQEAHCSVHRREDFECSKSLKPVYRRDFYKISMMCEGTGILSYADKFIKIDRPSIVFLNPLIPYSWEPISSIQTGYFCLFTEDFVSSELKNESLSQSVLFKAGGNHVFFPDESGIHLLKNVYENMLNEAQSDYDNKYSLLRNYIQIIMHEAMKMQLPQTYDQHSNASERITTLFSELLENQFPVSPENVMLLKNANEFATQLNIHTNHLNKALRETTGKTTSDWIASRIIREAKSLLQFSNWSISEIAYCLGFEHSSNFIISFKKKTGDSPNQFRKKILSKS from the coding sequence ATGAAACCTAGAGAAACTTTGGATGAATTTTATGTTCTGCATGGAAAAGAACATGATCAGGAAGCTCATTGCAGTGTGCATCGCAGAGAAGATTTTGAATGCAGCAAAAGCTTAAAGCCTGTGTACCGCAGAGATTTTTATAAAATATCAATGATGTGTGAAGGAACGGGAATATTAAGTTATGCAGATAAATTCATAAAGATAGACAGACCTTCCATTGTATTTCTCAATCCTTTGATTCCCTATTCCTGGGAGCCTATTTCTTCTATACAGACCGGCTATTTCTGTCTTTTTACCGAAGATTTTGTAAGCTCTGAGCTTAAAAACGAAAGCCTTTCCCAGTCGGTTTTATTTAAAGCAGGAGGAAATCATGTATTTTTTCCTGATGAGTCCGGTATACATCTGCTGAAAAATGTGTATGAAAATATGCTGAATGAAGCTCAGTCGGATTATGATAATAAATACAGCCTTCTCAGAAATTATATCCAGATCATCATGCATGAAGCGATGAAGATGCAGCTGCCTCAAACATATGACCAGCATTCGAATGCTTCCGAACGCATCACTACATTATTTTCAGAGCTTCTGGAAAACCAGTTTCCGGTTAGTCCGGAAAATGTAATGCTGTTAAAAAATGCGAATGAATTTGCAACACAGCTTAATATACATACCAACCACCTTAATAAAGCCCTTAGAGAAACAACCGGCAAAACAACATCAGACTGGATTGCCTCACGAATCATCAGGGAAGCAAAATCCCTGCTCCAGTTCAGCAATTGGAGCATCAGCGAAATCGCTTACTGCCTGGGCTTTGAACATTCTTCCAATTTTATTATTTCATTCAAGAAAAAGACGGGAGACTCTCCTAACCAGTTCAGAAAGAAAATCCTCTCCAAATCATAA
- a CDS encoding TonB-dependent receptor plug domain-containing protein → MKKLVLPLSLMVPMLIFSQNKKRDTAERVTDIEEVVFQKKVIGKTNDINNVRISAKDAKEVASIGGGIEGILKTLPSVNSNTELSSQYMVRGGNYDENLIYINDIEIYRPFLIRNSQQEGMSIINPDMVSTVNFSAGGFEPKYGDKMSSALNIYYREPEKFELSGEASLIGGRLTAGLASKNKKLTALFSGRYRNTNLVLNTLNEDTDFNPTYWDFQSYINYHLSDKFSMSFIGYYSKNDYEMVPKAKSVTFGSLQQPITVNIGYGGREQDMYKNMMGTFSLNYKPSDKWKFTLDSFAYQNREKEYYTIASGYEIQTFDPVTGDPVPSFDGGGQIEHARNDLFVRTYGTQFRAKFSPNINTDIEVGVKYEKENLNDNTNEWKLVDSSGYSIPRPVDDPRTGESGDLELFYQIAGKNKIEPSRLSAYAQYSQKFYWGANKVFVNAGARVANWSFNKETIFSPRFQFAIKPDWDSDMLFKLSGGIYYQAPFYKEIKDLDGNFNSSIKSQRSMQLILGHDYEFYMYDRPFKLTTEAYYKKMDDLIPYYMDNVRIRYSGQNNASGYAYGIDTRLFGEFVPGVDSWLSASYARIYENIDGKGNIPRPTDQRFRFAMFYQDYMPKFPSMRVNLTLVYAMGLPNGAPVFTDPYQYQRTLPAYKRVDLGLSKVFIDSKNKKSRYGFWGNFEELTLGVQVFNAFNINNTVANQWITDYNSNVMYPVPVRLTGRFFNVKLEFKL, encoded by the coding sequence TTGAAAAAACTAGTTTTACCGCTGAGCCTTATGGTTCCTATGCTTATTTTCTCTCAAAATAAAAAAAGAGATACGGCAGAAAGAGTAACCGATATTGAGGAAGTCGTTTTCCAGAAAAAAGTAATCGGAAAAACGAACGACATTAACAATGTCAGAATTTCGGCAAAAGATGCTAAAGAAGTTGCTTCCATAGGAGGAGGAATTGAAGGTATTCTTAAAACACTTCCTTCCGTAAACTCCAATACCGAGCTGTCTTCGCAATATATGGTACGTGGTGGAAACTATGACGAAAACCTTATCTATATCAATGATATTGAGATCTACAGGCCTTTTCTGATCAGAAACTCACAGCAGGAAGGAATGAGTATCATCAATCCTGATATGGTTTCAACAGTCAATTTCTCTGCCGGAGGATTTGAACCGAAATACGGGGATAAAATGTCTTCAGCCCTGAATATTTACTATCGCGAACCTGAAAAATTTGAACTTTCTGGAGAAGCAAGTTTGATTGGCGGAAGACTGACAGCGGGGTTAGCTTCAAAAAACAAAAAACTGACTGCTTTATTTTCAGGAAGATACAGAAATACCAATTTAGTTCTCAACACCCTGAATGAGGATACGGATTTTAATCCAACCTATTGGGATTTCCAGTCTTATATCAATTATCATCTCAGCGATAAATTTTCCATGTCATTCATTGGATATTACTCCAAGAACGATTACGAAATGGTTCCAAAAGCCAAGAGCGTTACTTTCGGAAGCCTTCAGCAGCCGATTACCGTAAATATTGGCTATGGCGGACGTGAGCAGGATATGTATAAAAATATGATGGGAACTTTCTCTCTGAACTATAAACCTTCAGATAAATGGAAGTTTACGCTGGACAGTTTTGCCTATCAGAACAGAGAAAAAGAATATTATACCATTGCTTCAGGCTATGAGATCCAGACTTTTGATCCTGTAACAGGAGATCCGGTTCCTTCTTTTGACGGGGGCGGACAGATAGAACATGCCAGAAATGACCTGTTTGTGAGAACTTACGGAACACAGTTCAGAGCAAAATTCTCACCTAATATCAATACGGATATAGAAGTAGGAGTTAAATATGAAAAAGAAAACCTGAATGATAATACCAACGAATGGAAACTGGTAGATTCTTCAGGATACAGTATTCCAAGACCTGTTGATGATCCAAGAACCGGGGAGTCAGGAGATCTGGAACTGTTTTACCAGATCGCAGGAAAAAATAAAATAGAACCTTCAAGGCTTTCTGCTTATGCCCAGTATTCCCAGAAATTTTACTGGGGAGCCAACAAAGTATTTGTGAATGCCGGAGCAAGGGTTGCAAACTGGAGCTTTAACAAAGAAACTATTTTTTCACCAAGATTCCAGTTTGCCATAAAACCTGACTGGGATTCAGATATGCTCTTCAAGCTTTCCGGAGGAATTTATTACCAGGCACCTTTCTATAAAGAGATCAAAGATCTTGACGGAAACTTTAATTCCAGTATAAAATCCCAGCGTTCCATGCAGCTGATCCTTGGTCATGATTACGAATTCTATATGTATGACAGGCCATTTAAGCTGACTACGGAAGCCTATTATAAGAAAATGGATGACCTGATTCCTTATTATATGGATAATGTAAGAATCCGTTATTCAGGGCAGAATAATGCTTCAGGATATGCGTATGGAATTGATACCAGGTTATTTGGAGAATTTGTTCCGGGAGTAGATTCATGGTTGTCTGCGAGTTATGCCAGAATATATGAAAATATTGATGGAAAAGGAAATATTCCTAGACCTACAGACCAGAGATTCAGATTTGCCATGTTCTACCAGGATTATATGCCGAAATTCCCGTCAATGCGCGTAAACCTTACATTGGTATATGCTATGGGACTTCCGAACGGAGCACCTGTTTTCACAGATCCTTACCAGTATCAGAGAACATTACCCGCTTATAAAAGAGTAGATTTAGGATTGTCAAAAGTATTCATTGATTCCAAAAACAAGAAAAGCAGATATGGTTTCTGGGGTAATTTTGAAGAATTAACTTTAGGTGTTCAGGTATTCAACGCATTTAATATCAACAATACCGTTGCCAACCAGTGGATCACAGATTATAATTCTAATGTAATGTATCCGGTTCCGGTACGCCTTACAGGACGTTTCTTCAATGTAAAACTTGAATTCAAACTATAG
- the kdsA gene encoding 3-deoxy-8-phosphooctulonate synthase, which translates to MIQYLDNIHHKDSKNFFLIAGPCIIEGEDMALRIAEKVISITDKYNIPYIFKGSFKKANRSRVDSFTTIGEEKSLEILKKVGETFNIPTTTDIHENEHAALAAQYVDVLQIPAFLVRQTDLLVAAAQTGKCVTLKKGQFLSPESMKFAVQKITDSNNQKVAIIERGNSFGYTDLIVDYRGIPTMREYAPVILDVTHSLQQPNQSSGVTGGRPDLIETVAKAGIAVGADGIFIETHPTPETALSDGANMLRLDLLEDLLKKLTRIRESIL; encoded by the coding sequence ATGATCCAGTATTTAGATAATATTCATCACAAAGATTCAAAAAACTTTTTTCTTATTGCCGGTCCGTGCATCATTGAAGGCGAAGATATGGCATTGAGAATTGCAGAAAAAGTAATAAGCATAACAGACAAATATAATATTCCATATATCTTCAAAGGAAGCTTCAAAAAAGCAAACAGAAGCCGTGTAGATTCTTTTACAACCATTGGCGAAGAAAAATCCCTTGAAATCCTTAAAAAAGTGGGAGAGACCTTTAACATTCCTACTACAACGGACATCCACGAAAATGAGCATGCCGCGCTGGCTGCACAATACGTTGATGTGCTTCAGATCCCTGCATTTTTAGTACGCCAGACCGATCTTTTGGTGGCCGCAGCACAAACAGGAAAATGCGTAACCCTGAAAAAAGGACAGTTCCTTTCTCCGGAATCTATGAAATTCGCTGTTCAGAAGATTACAGATTCCAATAACCAGAAAGTAGCTATTATTGAGAGAGGAAACTCTTTCGGCTATACGGACCTGATTGTGGATTACAGAGGGATTCCTACCATGAGGGAATACGCGCCGGTTATTCTGGATGTTACCCATTCATTACAGCAGCCTAACCAGAGTTCAGGAGTGACAGGCGGAAGACCGGATCTTATAGAAACGGTAGCAAAGGCAGGAATTGCTGTAGGAGCAGACGGAATTTTCATTGAAACTCATCCTACACCGGAAACCGCTTTGTCAGATGGTGCCAATATGTTAAGATTAGATTTATTGGAAGATTTGTTAAAGAAATTAACAAGAATCAGAGAATCCATTTTGTAA
- a CDS encoding HYC_CC_PP family protein has protein sequence MKKILAILFSVFYFGFSSGAAFSVHFCMEEFVSVSQKTTDICGKCGVKEKKGCCKTEIKVVKVDDSQKSDLLKIVFSGQIVPEFTEHQFFFADKSFSASKFTRIRINGPPEYRPVPIYINHCHFRI, from the coding sequence ATGAAAAAGATTCTTGCCATATTATTCTCTGTTTTCTACTTTGGATTTTCTTCCGGGGCAGCTTTCAGTGTACATTTCTGTATGGAGGAATTTGTTTCTGTAAGTCAGAAAACTACAGATATCTGTGGTAAATGTGGTGTTAAGGAAAAAAAAGGATGCTGTAAAACTGAGATTAAAGTTGTAAAAGTAGATGATTCCCAAAAATCTGATCTTCTTAAAATTGTTTTTTCAGGCCAAATTGTTCCGGAATTTACTGAGCATCAGTTTTTCTTTGCCGACAAATCTTTTTCAGCTTCAAAATTTACCCGGATAAGAATCAATGGTCCGCCGGAATACAGGCCTGTTCCTATTTATATCAATCATTGTCATTTTAGAATTTAA
- a CDS encoding DUF3347 domain-containing protein, with translation MKKYIITAVLSLFSIISLSAQSKKDAQLSKLYQNYIDIKSALASDDADKTSKAATEFIKTVSTVDYKIVSEGNLTILRKDATAISDARNITAQRETFSNLSENMIALTKEFKLSEKPVYVQYCPMADSSWLSDEKQIVNPYYGKSMLSCGSVKSEIK, from the coding sequence ATGAAAAAGTATATCATTACAGCAGTACTGTCTTTATTTTCTATTATTTCACTTTCTGCACAATCTAAAAAAGACGCCCAGCTTTCAAAATTATATCAGAACTATATTGATATTAAATCCGCGCTGGCTTCTGATGATGCAGATAAAACTTCAAAAGCAGCCACAGAATTCATCAAAACAGTTTCAACTGTTGATTATAAAATAGTTTCAGAAGGAAATCTTACTATTTTGAGAAAAGATGCCACGGCTATTTCCGATGCAAGAAATATTACGGCACAAAGAGAAACCTTCTCCAATCTTTCAGAGAACATGATCGCTTTAACCAAAGAATTTAAACTTTCAGAAAAACCGGTTTATGTACAATATTGTCCAATGGCAGATTCAAGCTGGCTAAGTGACGAAAAACAGATTGTAAACCCATATTACGGAAAATCCATGCTTTCCTGCGGAAGTGTAAAGTCAGAAATAAAATAA
- the budA gene encoding acetolactate decarboxylase, producing MKNIFYFMLWAVSNHFNAQQTDSSSYTLKNKGTDRIMKSAKHNHLYQHGIVDAFIGGLYKGTLPLKDLKSRGDFGLGAPDMLDGELTVLDGQVYQTKATGQTVTPGDQFKTSLVFVTFFKPDHIFTIENKMGYHSALQEISKVLPGKNSMYAIKITGKFSHIKTRAFPPVEKEPFPTLSSISDRQKFFDFSDTEGTLVGFYLPEYVNGINIKGFHFHFISSDGKQGGHVLDFDGENLKAAVAVLKSFTLETPESKDFQNFRFEQKNNDALEHLEQGK from the coding sequence ATGAAAAATATCTTTTACTTCATGTTATGGGCAGTAAGTAATCACTTCAATGCCCAGCAGACGGATAGCAGCAGTTATACACTCAAAAATAAAGGAACAGATCGTATAATGAAATCAGCAAAACACAATCATTTGTATCAGCATGGAATTGTAGATGCGTTTATAGGCGGACTTTACAAAGGAACACTTCCTCTAAAGGATTTAAAATCAAGAGGCGACTTTGGATTGGGGGCACCTGATATGCTGGACGGAGAGCTTACGGTACTTGACGGGCAGGTATATCAGACGAAGGCTACGGGCCAGACCGTTACACCCGGAGATCAGTTTAAAACATCTTTGGTTTTTGTTACATTTTTCAAACCGGATCATATTTTTACCATTGAAAATAAAATGGGCTACCATTCTGCCCTACAGGAAATAAGCAAAGTTCTGCCGGGGAAGAATTCAATGTATGCCATTAAAATAACAGGGAAATTCTCCCATATAAAGACCCGGGCTTTTCCTCCCGTGGAAAAAGAGCCTTTTCCAACTTTAAGTTCAATTTCCGACAGACAGAAATTCTTTGATTTTTCAGATACTGAAGGTACTTTAGTTGGTTTTTATCTTCCTGAATATGTAAACGGTATCAATATCAAAGGTTTCCATTTCCATTTCATTTCATCAGATGGAAAGCAAGGCGGGCATGTTCTGGATTTTGATGGTGAAAATTTAAAAGCGGCTGTGGCTGTTTTGAAAAGTTTCACTCTCGAGACACCTGAAAGTAAGGATTTTCAAAATTTCCGGTTTGAGCAAAAAAATAATGACGCTCTGGAACATTTGGAACAGGGTAAGTAG
- a CDS encoding SDR family NAD(P)-dependent oxidoreductase, with amino-acid sequence MTHSNFQGKTVLITGGTTGIGLATAKLFLKNGAQVVIAGRRDEQGNAALETLRSINDKVRFVQTDVSKSDQVRNLINETVKHFGKLDIAFNNAGIEGTFSTIDNSSEEEFDKVMNINTKGVWLACKYEIEQFKKQGTGGTIVNTSSWLARGAISGSAIYSASKAAIDGLMRALTLETASEGIRINNIQPGYIHTPMFDRFFPGENVEEAIELFRKHAPIGRFASPEEVAELVVWLSSPAASFIMGESILVDGGLAIGGQR; translated from the coding sequence ATGACACATTCAAATTTTCAGGGAAAAACAGTACTCATTACCGGAGGTACAACAGGCATCGGGCTGGCTACTGCAAAACTGTTTTTAAAAAATGGTGCCCAGGTGGTTATTGCAGGCCGCAGGGATGAACAGGGAAATGCAGCTTTAGAAACACTTCGTTCAATAAATGATAAAGTACGTTTTGTTCAGACTGATGTCTCAAAAAGTGATCAGGTCCGGAATCTGATCAATGAAACTGTTAAACACTTCGGAAAGCTGGATATTGCATTCAACAATGCCGGAATCGAAGGAACGTTTTCAACAATTGACAATTCTTCTGAAGAGGAATTCGACAAAGTGATGAACATCAATACAAAAGGTGTATGGCTGGCCTGTAAATACGAAATTGAGCAATTTAAAAAGCAGGGAACCGGTGGAACAATCGTCAACACCTCTTCATGGCTGGCCAGAGGTGCAATATCCGGTTCTGCAATATATTCGGCAAGCAAAGCTGCAATAGACGGGCTAATGAGAGCACTGACTCTGGAAACAGCCTCAGAAGGGATACGTATCAATAATATTCAGCCCGGATATATCCACACTCCCATGTTTGACAGATTTTTCCCCGGAGAAAATGTTGAGGAGGCAATAGAATTATTCAGAAAACATGCTCCGATAGGACGTTTTGCCTCTCCTGAAGAAGTTGCAGAACTGGTTGTATGGCTCAGCAGCCCTGCAGCCTCTTTTATCATGGGCGAAAGTATTCTGGTAGATGGAGGTTTGGCTATTGGAGGACAACGATAG